The stretch of DNA TTTTCGATTGCTTGGACTACTTGTTCAGGTTCACCTGAAGCTAGAATCGCCAAAGCCCCTTTTGGACCAATTCCCGTTACATCTAATAGTTTAATAAACAATGTTTTCTCTTCTCGAGAATGAAATCCGTATAATGCTATTACATCTTGCCTAACATGGTGGTAAGTAAAAACTTTTACTTCTTGTCCATATTCCTTTGTAAAACTAAATGGATTAGGAGTAGATATTTGATAACCGATTCCATTATTTTCGATTACTATAAACTCCGGCCCAATATAGTCAACTCGGCCTTTAATAAATTCATACAAAACACTCGCTCCTCTGATTTGCTGTACATCATTGTATCATATTTTAATTCATTTCGTTTTATAAAAGGTTGCAAAAATCATTAAAGTTTCATTATAATGGAAAAGTTGTTAAATTGATTGGAGGATTCAGACATGAAAAAACTTTTTGTATTTTTAACAATTTTATCACTGTTATTAGCTGTTGCAGGCTGCTCATCTTCGAAAGATCAAGAAACAAAAACAGATACTGAGCAAAAAGAAACGAAAGAACTTACAGATACAGATAAATCGAAAATGTATAATTCCGTTAGGGTAGCAGAATTGAAGGTTAACGAGATATTCCACAAAGAAACAGCAGCGGATGGAACAACACCTATTATTAATAGTAGTTTCTCTGATGAAAATAAAGCAGTGGAATTTCTTTCAAAGTATTATAGTGAGGATGTAGCTAAAAGCATCTATACTCATTATGCAACAGACAAAAAAACACCTGAAGGACAACTAATTGTCAATTCAGAACCATATTTCACTCCTTCTTTCTTGGATACAAATCAAGATGATGTAACAATCGAAGGGGATAAAAATAAAGCAACAATTAAAATAGCGGATAATAAAATTTATTCTATTGAATTAGTGGACAATCAATATATTGTGACAAGTGTAGAATAAAAAAAGCGGAAGCACCTTTACCAGGCGCTTCCGCTTTTCTATTTGACAAGCGCCATCGGCTCGAGGTCATAAACCAATCCGTCACAAAGGTTAAAGAGCAACCTTTATGCCGGCTTGTCTTATGCTTGAGGCCCACAGGATGTGGGTCATGCGGACATTGCTACAGGACGTGGCGTTCTTTGTCCGCGTTCCTTCTTGAGCCGGGCGCTTCCGCTTTTCTTGTTACCTTGCTTGTTTTTCTACTTTTGAATAGGTTTTAAAGGTTTCTAGCACTTCGACATATTGTTCCTTCGATTTTATCGGAATGCCTTTTTTTAGTTCCTCACATTTTTTGCTTTCCAGCCGACCTAAATCAATTTGAAAAAATGACTGAATGATTTTCGACTTTTGAGGTCTCCCATTAAAAATCGTCAATACTCCATCATCTGTAATGCCGAAATAGCCATTTGTTTTTAATAATGGTGAAATATCATCCATATACCTGCGGAAGATAATTTTATCCTCTTCCATTTCTATAAGCTCCCAATCCTCATATTTAGCCCAAAACTCTTCCATAGACCAAATAGTTTCTTTTAATACTTCCTGACTCACTTCTCCATCCATGTACATTTGTTCTAAAATAACACTTATTTGAAGGGGATCCTCAATTGATCCTTTATTCTCTATATTTTCTTTGGCTAATGGAGTATTTGCATAATGAAAGAATAGAACTACGGTTACAATAACGACAGAAACCGATTTGGTTCTCAAAATAGATCACCTCGTTTTAATGGCGGTGCTTAAAAGCTTGACTCTTCATTCTATATTGTGACCATTTTTATCTAGCTTATCCGGATATTTTTAACAATTTACAAATCTACTTACTGTTCACATATTAGAATGAAAATCGATGAGAATGAACTGTTTTTCCTATCTAAGAAGAACTATAATTATGTCAAGTTATTCATTCATTTACATAGGGGGATACAATGTTTTGTCAAATCATGAAATTCCTTTGAAAAAGAAGAGTATTGTATTTATAGGGTTTATGGGAGTTGGAAAAACGACTATTGGAGAATTAATAGCCAATAAACTTGACCGTGATTTTATTGATACCGACGTAGAAATAGAAAAAGAATATCAAATGCCTATTACTCAGATTTTTAATACTTTAGGAGAAGAACATTTTAGAAAAAAAGAAAAAGAATTTATAACAAAATTGTGCCAAGAAAGATTCCATGTGATTTCACTAGGCGGGGGAGCATTCTTACAAGAAGAAATTAGGAATGTCTGCATGGACAATTGTATTGTTATTTACTTACATTTACCTTGGGATAGCTGGAAAAATAGATTTCCATTAATCATTGAAAGCAGGCCTGTTTTACAAGGGAAATCAATGGGGGAAATAGAAGAGATTTTTAATAAAAGACAGGAAGTATATTCGAAAAATCATTTTAAAATAGAATGCGAACATTTAAGTGCTGAAGAAATATCCACTAAAATTTTAGAATCCTTAAAAAATATAAAGGGTTAATTAAGAAAAAATAAATATTTGTTTTTGGAGTGGGAAAATGATGAAAACAGTAATAGTAAAGGATATCGTAATTGGAGAAGGTGTACCAAAGATCTGCGTCCCACTAATCGGGAGAACGTTAGAACAGTTAAAAGAGGAAGCACTATTCCTCCAAACCCTTCACATGGATGTGATCGAATGGCGAGCAGATTATTTCGAACTTGTTGACGAAATGGAGGAAGTGATAACAGCAATTAGAGAGATACATTCTATCCTCCCTTCCAAGCCGCTCATATTTACCTTCCGCAGTTTGAAAGAGGGAGGCGAAAAGGAAATTCACCTTGATTATTACGTAGCTTTAAATAAAGCCATTATAGACTCTGGATTCGTAGATATTATTGATGTTGAGTTATTTAATGATGAAGATGTCGTGAAAGAACTTGTCGATTTTGCCCATTCTCATAATGTCTATGTCATACTTTCTAATCATGAATTCAAGAAAACTCCATCAAAAGAAGAAATTATTTCTCGATTAATTCGTGCTCAAGAATTGGGAGCTGATATGCCAAAAATTGCTGTCATGCCAACATGTGCCGCAGATGTGTTAACCTTGCTTGACGCAACCTGCACAATGAAGGAGCAATTTACCGATAGACCGATTATTACGATGTCAATGAGCGGGCAAGGCGTTATCAGCCGGTTAGCAGGAGAGTTATTCGGTTCAGCACTGACATTTGGGGCTGCAAAAAAAGCTTCTGCACCTGGTCAAATTGCTGTTACTGAATTGAAAAATATGATAAACATTTTGCACCAAAACCTTTAGGGACAGAGTCTTTTGGCTCTGTCCCTTGTTTTATACCATTTAAAAATCTTTTGCTTCATAAATTTTTATCGTACAAAACCAAGATACTAAATAAATGATTGCTATAATTAAGCCACCAGCAAATATCAACTGATTCACAGTAAACTGGCTTAAAAATTGCTGAATTTCAAGCACTTGATCTTTCAATAAATACATCATAATTTGTCCAAACGCAATAATAGCAATGACTAAAAACATCGTAACAATTCTTGTATATTTCTCCCCAAATTTATATAAAATTGGGAAATAGATTGAGGTAAATAAAAGGATACAAAGCATACCGATGAATAAATGTTTAACCTCTGGAAATGGATGATCGTAAATATGAAAAACAAAGTAAAACACTGCTTGAAATATAACGGACATCATAACGGCGAATACTCCAAAAATTAGAGCCCCAACATATTTTGATGAGATAATATTTTTTCGATTTAACGGCAAACTGTTTAACATAATATGAGAATTGCTGCGATCTTCAAAGCTGCCAACACTTGATATGAAAAAAATGCCTGCCATTGAAATGGCTAAAGTTGGGGGATTCTGCAGAATATGAAAAAAAGCAATAACACAAGTGATTAGTAAAATCATCCTTTTTAACATAAGATAATCCTTTAAAATCAACGAGTACATGTCAAATCCCCCTTATTTGTATAATACATGATGTCTTCTAGAGTTGGTTTTTCAATTAATACTTCATGACCAAAAATCTCTTTTGTTTTCTTCACATCGCTTGTTAGAGCCTCAAATCCAACATTTGTCTTTCGAATACTGACAAATTCCTTTTCTATATCACGATCTAATAAATCAGTGCTCCCCTTAACAATTCCGTATTCAGAAAGCAGCTCATCTCTTTCCTTTGACAACAAAATTCTCCCTCTATGAATGTATGTAATATAATCTGCTATTCGATCTAAATCTGTTGTAATATGAGTTGAAAAAAAGATTGTTTTTTGTTCATCCAGCATAATATCATGCAATAGTTCTAAAATTTCTCTTCTAAAAACGGGGTCTAGTCCTGATGTTGGTTCATCCATAATAATGAATTCAGGGTCATGGCTGATTGCAAAGGCAATCGCCATTTTCATTTTCATTCCTTTAGAAAAGCTTTTAATCACCTGCTTCTCGGGTAAATGAAATTGATCAATATACTTATAAAAAATATCGTCATTCCATTTCTGGTACATTGGTGCAATTATTTTTCGCAGCTCACGAATAGATAATGTTTCATAAAAGCAATTCTCGTCATATACAAAACCAATCCGTTCTTTGATTGCTTGATTATGCTTATCTTGATCCAGGCCAAAAATGGTTATTTCTCCGCTTTCCTTTCTTAATAAATTCATTAATAATTTTATCGTTGTACTTTTACCAGCACCATTAGCCCCGATAAATCCTGTAACATATCCCTTTTTTATTGAAAAAGAAACGTCCTTTAATGAAAAATTTTTAAATGATTTTGTAACCTTTTTAAATTCAACTACATTTGTCATATCACATCATCCCCATACAAAATTAGTACCATTTCTATTAACTCTTCCTTTGAAAGATCGATGATTTTGCTTTCTTCAATTATTTCAATTAACTTTTCCTCCATTATTTTTAATCTACGTTCTTTTAATAACTCTTTATTTTGACTTGCAATAAACGACCCCTTGCCAACTACGGAAACAATAAATCCATCTTTCTCCAATTCCTCATAAGCCCTCTTTGTCGTAATGACACTAATTTGCAAATCTTTCGCAAGCTGACGAATAGAAGGCAGAGAATCACTTTCTTGCAGCTCGCCTTTTAAAACAAGCTCCTTAATTTGTTTTATGATTTGCTCATAAATAGGTTCTTTTGAAGTATTTGAAATAATTATTTTCATTTATCCACCTGCACTTTATATAGTGTATATATATAATATATACACTATATACATAATTGTCAATGTTCTCCTTTAGTACAAACACAAAAAAAGAGTAAAGCTACAATGCTTTACTCTTTTCATAATTCTTTATTTATTTGCATTCGTACTGAACAAATTATCAACATCTAAATTAATTTGATCTCGCGGACCGCCATCTCTTAGATCATTATCAATTACTTTTATACGATTATAAGTAGATGGATTTGTTACAATTGTACTTTTCTTCCCATTTAAATACGGCTGAACTGCTTGTTGAATATTTGCTATCGTTTCCTTTTCGCGATCATTGTCTACAAGAAGCACAGCAATGAGGACATCATTTCCTTTAACAACTGATTGGACATCTTTAACATTGCTTACATGAGCGGCATTATTAATATTATCAACTAACTTCCCATCATATGCTTCATAATAAGAGCTTTTTGCTTTGCGTACATTATAGCCTAAATGTCCATGGTAATTTTCATCATTTCGGCTGAACGTATTATTTCCGTTATTACGGTATGCTTGCCCTTCTTCACCCATTGAATGATCCATCATCTCAGTTACTGGACCGTCATTATCTGCACCATCAAGAATTTGGGCATTGCCTCCACGATTCTCATGGTTTTCATTTGAATAGTAGCCTACTGGCTGCATGGAATCATTATATCGATCCTGAACTGCAGCTTCATCGTTCATCCCACAGCCAGCTAAACCTAATGACATGATCACTGCAACTGGAAACACAAATAGCTTCTTATTCAAGCGAAAAGCCCCCCTCGCTAATCTAACAAGCATGAGCAATATGCCTGAAAAGGTAACAAATTATACTTTGTTTACACTCTTGCATAAGCAATATGCTCATTAATATGGTGGCAGGATTGGGGGACTTTCATTCTGACAGTTACGTCCAATTATAAAGTGAAACTTCCATCAGTGGGGGTTTTTCGAAGCACAGGACGTGCTAGTGCCGACGTTGCCACAG from Cytobacillus dafuensis encodes:
- the ruvA gene encoding Holliday junction branch migration protein RuvA, with protein sequence MYEFIKGRVDYIGPEFIVIENNGIGYQISTPNPFSFTKEYGQEVKVFTYHHVRQDVIALYGFHSREEKTLFIKLLDVTGIGPKGALAILASGEPEQVVQAIENEDEAFLVKFPGVGKKTARQMILDLKGKLEAIVPDYFPDLFSQDKLQHLASKNAPEFEEAILALKALGYSEKEIKKISPELKNEKLTTDQYIKKALQSLLK
- a CDS encoding intercompartmental signaling factor BofC — translated: MRTKSVSVVIVTVVLFFHYANTPLAKENIENKGSIEDPLQISVILEQMYMDGEVSQEVLKETIWSMEEFWAKYEDWELIEMEEDKIIFRRYMDDISPLLKTNGYFGITDDGVLTIFNGRPQKSKIIQSFFQIDLGRLESKKCEELKKGIPIKSKEQYVEVLETFKTYSKVEKQAR
- a CDS encoding shikimate kinase, whose product is MSSYSFIYIGGYNVLSNHEIPLKKKSIVFIGFMGVGKTTIGELIANKLDRDFIDTDVEIEKEYQMPITQIFNTLGEEHFRKKEKEFITKLCQERFHVISLGGGAFLQEEIRNVCMDNCIVIYLHLPWDSWKNRFPLIIESRPVLQGKSMGEIEEIFNKRQEVYSKNHFKIECEHLSAEEISTKILESLKNIKG
- the aroD gene encoding type I 3-dehydroquinate dehydratase, with amino-acid sequence MMKTVIVKDIVIGEGVPKICVPLIGRTLEQLKEEALFLQTLHMDVIEWRADYFELVDEMEEVITAIREIHSILPSKPLIFTFRSLKEGGEKEIHLDYYVALNKAIIDSGFVDIIDVELFNDEDVVKELVDFAHSHNVYVILSNHEFKKTPSKEEIISRLIRAQELGADMPKIAVMPTCAADVLTLLDATCTMKEQFTDRPIITMSMSGQGVISRLAGELFGSALTFGAAKKASAPGQIAVTELKNMINILHQNL
- a CDS encoding ABC-2 transporter permease, with the protein product MYSLILKDYLMLKRMILLITCVIAFFHILQNPPTLAISMAGIFFISSVGSFEDRSNSHIMLNSLPLNRKNIISSKYVGALIFGVFAVMMSVIFQAVFYFVFHIYDHPFPEVKHLFIGMLCILLFTSIYFPILYKFGEKYTRIVTMFLVIAIIAFGQIMMYLLKDQVLEIQQFLSQFTVNQLIFAGGLIIAIIYLVSWFCTIKIYEAKDF
- a CDS encoding ABC transporter ATP-binding protein, whose amino-acid sequence is MTNVVEFKKVTKSFKNFSLKDVSFSIKKGYVTGFIGANGAGKSTTIKLLMNLLRKESGEITIFGLDQDKHNQAIKERIGFVYDENCFYETLSIRELRKIIAPMYQKWNDDIFYKYIDQFHLPEKQVIKSFSKGMKMKMAIAFAISHDPEFIIMDEPTSGLDPVFRREILELLHDIMLDEQKTIFFSTHITTDLDRIADYITYIHRGRILLSKERDELLSEYGIVKGSTDLLDRDIEKEFVSIRKTNVGFEALTSDVKKTKEIFGHEVLIEKPTLEDIMYYTNKGDLTCTR
- a CDS encoding GntR family transcriptional regulator, encoding MKIIISNTSKEPIYEQIIKQIKELVLKGELQESDSLPSIRQLAKDLQISVITTKRAYEELEKDGFIVSVVGKGSFIASQNKELLKERRLKIMEEKLIEIIEESKIIDLSKEELIEMVLILYGDDVI
- a CDS encoding YhcN/YlaJ family sporulation lipoprotein, which gives rise to MNKKLFVFPVAVIMSLGLAGCGMNDEAAVQDRYNDSMQPVGYYSNENHENRGGNAQILDGADNDGPVTEMMDHSMGEEGQAYRNNGNNTFSRNDENYHGHLGYNVRKAKSSYYEAYDGKLVDNINNAAHVSNVKDVQSVVKGNDVLIAVLLVDNDREKETIANIQQAVQPYLNGKKSTIVTNPSTYNRIKVIDNDLRDGGPRDQINLDVDNLFSTNANK